Proteins encoded together in one Streptomyces sp. NA04227 window:
- a CDS encoding ABC transporter substrate-binding protein → MSYEGAGRRRVMRSVAFLTTGVLAVPALAACSSDEKQAPSPARQDLGSADRGRVADGASARWAVDSLPSTFNVYQSDAEETTSRVAGAVLPSMFRLDASGRPTRDADFLESAKVVEDDPQVVLYRLNQQAVWSDGREIGAADFVAQWRALSGRDSSYWTARNAGYNRIAKIERGDNDLEVRVTFKERYADWQSLFSPLYPKQVMGSPDAFNEKSREALKITAGPFAPQQGKDTAKKKGDDAESGDGVRSGSGFPELTLVRNTRWWGERAKLDRLILAAVPADRRLEALRKGRIDIAALEPDDARRLDQRRGAQAAGGASAAGPGKLSAADALRSWAVAHGSDEAAAEKERAVREKAERARIAFAKEQAGLGRYELRKSLEPAFTQLALNGSSGPLTDDRVRKAVARAIDRAQLARSVLRPFGLPAEPVGSHLALAGQRGYADGSGALGAQDTAEAQALLADAGWVPGGPLRQDDGDQETDARSDTRTERGKSDGGDAGSEGDDKSKSGKVSSGRGDGKSAGAEVGSGADDGKSPKNAARSTRDDHADTNKQTGRGDGDQTGRGDGDQTGKGADQRTGKEVAEPLRAAPHAGRPEGKPDQDKPHSGPGGAPGAYAPKGTAAPGGSKAGLLAKDGKAMTLRFVLPSGPGSQSLREVGARISRMLGRIGIRTQMVKVADDGYFRDHIASGEYDLALYSWPATAFPATDARPIYAKPVPGADGSLNVAQNYTRVGTDYIDQLFDKASTELDSGDVASLMRKADARIWAAAGSLPLYQGPQLVAVRRDLANVGAFGFEAPRYEDIGFLKSSARSGPGAEKAAAGPEGERKREPAETER, encoded by the coding sequence ATGTCTTACGAAGGCGCAGGCCGACGCAGGGTGATGCGTTCGGTGGCGTTCCTCACGACGGGCGTCCTCGCGGTGCCCGCCCTCGCCGCCTGCAGTTCCGACGAGAAACAGGCCCCGTCCCCCGCGCGGCAGGACCTCGGCTCCGCGGACCGAGGCAGGGTGGCCGACGGTGCGAGTGCCCGCTGGGCGGTGGACTCGCTGCCCAGCACGTTCAACGTCTACCAGTCCGACGCCGAGGAGACGACGTCGCGGGTGGCCGGTGCCGTACTGCCGTCCATGTTCCGCCTCGACGCGTCCGGCAGGCCCACCCGGGACGCCGACTTCCTGGAGTCCGCGAAGGTCGTTGAGGACGATCCGCAGGTCGTCCTGTACCGGCTGAACCAGCAGGCGGTGTGGAGCGACGGCCGGGAGATCGGCGCCGCGGACTTCGTCGCCCAGTGGCGCGCGCTGTCCGGCCGCGACAGCTCGTACTGGACGGCGCGCAACGCCGGTTACAACCGCATCGCCAAGATCGAGCGCGGCGACAACGACCTGGAGGTGCGGGTCACCTTCAAGGAGCGCTACGCGGACTGGCAGTCGCTGTTCTCCCCGCTGTACCCGAAGCAGGTCATGGGCAGCCCCGACGCCTTCAACGAGAAGTCGCGCGAGGCGCTGAAGATCACCGCGGGACCGTTCGCGCCGCAGCAGGGCAAGGACACCGCGAAGAAGAAGGGGGACGACGCGGAGAGCGGGGACGGCGTCCGGTCCGGTTCCGGTTTCCCGGAGCTGACCCTGGTCCGCAACACGCGCTGGTGGGGCGAGCGGGCCAAGCTCGACCGGCTGATCCTCGCCGCGGTCCCCGCGGACCGCCGTCTGGAGGCCCTGCGCAAGGGCCGTATCGACATCGCCGCCCTCGAACCGGACGACGCCCGGCGCCTCGATCAGCGCCGCGGCGCCCAGGCCGCGGGCGGCGCCTCGGCCGCCGGGCCCGGCAAGCTGAGCGCCGCGGACGCGCTGCGCTCGTGGGCGGTGGCGCACGGCTCCGACGAGGCGGCGGCCGAGAAGGAGCGAGCGGTCCGCGAGAAGGCCGAGCGGGCCCGGATCGCCTTCGCCAAGGAGCAGGCGGGGCTTGGCCGTTACGAGCTCCGCAAGTCCCTGGAACCCGCCTTCACCCAGCTCGCCCTGAACGGCTCCTCCGGACCGCTCACCGACGACCGGGTGCGCAAGGCGGTCGCCCGGGCCATCGACCGTGCGCAGCTCGCGCGCTCGGTACTCCGTCCCTTCGGCCTGCCCGCCGAGCCGGTCGGCAGCCACCTCGCCCTCGCGGGCCAGCGCGGGTATGCGGACGGCAGCGGCGCCCTCGGCGCCCAGGACACCGCGGAGGCACAGGCCCTGCTGGCCGACGCGGGCTGGGTGCCCGGCGGCCCGCTGCGCCAGGACGACGGCGACCAGGAGACGGACGCCCGCTCCGACACCCGCACCGAGCGCGGCAAGAGCGACGGCGGGGACGCGGGGTCCGAGGGCGACGACAAGTCGAAGTCGGGCAAGGTGAGTTCGGGGCGGGGTGACGGCAAGTCCGCGGGCGCGGAGGTCGGTTCGGGAGCGGATGACGGCAAGTCACCCAAGAACGCCGCGCGTTCGACGCGCGACGACCACGCCGACACGAACAAGCAGACCGGCAGGGGAGACGGCGACCAGACCGGCAGAGGAGACGGCGACCAGACCGGAAAGGGCGCGGATCAGCGGACCGGCAAGGAAGTCGCCGAGCCGCTGCGTGCCGCGCCGCACGCCGGTCGGCCCGAGGGGAAGCCGGACCAGGACAAGCCGCACTCCGGGCCCGGCGGCGCTCCCGGCGCCTACGCGCCCAAGGGCACGGCGGCGCCCGGCGGTTCCAAGGCCGGGCTGCTCGCCAAGGACGGCAAGGCGATGACGCTGCGGTTCGTCCTGCCCTCCGGCCCGGGCTCGCAGTCGCTGCGCGAGGTCGGTGCCCGTATCTCGCGGATGCTCGGCCGGATCGGCATCCGTACCCAGATGGTCAAGGTGGCCGACGACGGCTACTTCCGTGACCACATCGCGTCGGGCGAGTACGACCTGGCCCTCTACTCCTGGCCCGCCACCGCCTTCCCGGCCACCGACGCCCGGCCCATCTACGCCAAGCCGGTGCCCGGGGCGGACGGCTCGCTGAACGTCGCGCAGAACTACACCCGGGTCGGTACGGACTACATCGACCAGCTCTTCGACAAGGCCAGCACCGAGCTGGACAGCGGGGACGTGGCCTCCCTGATGCGCAAGGCCGACGCCCGCATCTGGGCCGCCGCCGGATCCCTGCCGCTCTACCAGGGGCCCCAGCTCGTCGCGGTGCGCAGGGACCTCGCCAACGTCGGCGCCTTCGGCTTCGAGGCCCCGCGCTACGAGGACATCGGCTTCCTGAAGTCCTCCGCCCGCTCGGGCCCCGGCGCCGAGAAGGCCGCGGCGGGTCCCGAGGGCGAGCGGAAGCGGGAACCGGCCGAAACCGAGCGCTGA
- a CDS encoding LysE family translocator has translation MSPAFLLTTLIVVVTPGTGVVYTVAAGISHGRRAGVVAAFGCTLGVLPHLLATVTGLAALLHTSTVAYEVVKYLGVGYLLYMAWATLRDKEMLTVEQGAAAQPVLRVIASGVLMNLLNPKLTMFFAAFLPQFVPADDPGSPGLVLRLGAVFMALTFVVFAVYGICAAAVRDRVLARPGLMTGIRRVFAVSFVGLSARLAVA, from the coding sequence TTGAGTCCCGCCTTCCTGCTGACCACCCTGATCGTCGTGGTCACCCCCGGTACCGGCGTGGTGTACACCGTCGCTGCCGGGATCTCCCACGGCCGCCGGGCCGGCGTGGTCGCCGCGTTCGGCTGCACCCTGGGCGTCCTGCCGCATCTGCTGGCGACGGTCACCGGTCTCGCCGCGCTCCTGCACACCAGCACGGTCGCCTACGAGGTGGTCAAGTACCTCGGAGTCGGATACCTCCTGTACATGGCCTGGGCGACGCTGCGCGACAAGGAGATGCTGACCGTCGAGCAGGGAGCAGCGGCACAGCCGGTGCTGCGGGTGATCGCCTCGGGAGTGCTGATGAACCTGCTCAACCCGAAGCTGACCATGTTCTTCGCGGCGTTCCTCCCCCAGTTCGTCCCCGCGGACGACCCCGGCTCGCCGGGGCTCGTGCTCCGGCTCGGCGCGGTGTTCATGGCGCTCACCTTCGTCGTGTTCGCCGTCTACGGGATCTGCGCCGCCGCCGTACGCGACCGCGTCCTGGCCCGGCCGGGCCTGATGACCGGCATCCGCCGGGTCTTCGCCGTCTCGTTCGTGGGCCTGAGCGCACGGCTGGCGGTGGCGTGA
- a CDS encoding ABC transporter permease: MTSPIEIKGTDAPVLDKDPDPKAAPEEKKLAGRSPGQLMWSRFKRDKAGVISACIVIFFFAVAALAPVISKLYGKDPYTLYAQEDPLLFDEFNYPAGANGGISSEYWFGIEPKLGRDVFMQLVYGMRTSLYTALAATLLMVLVGVLIGIVGGYMGGKVDYWLGRVTDFLLAFPSQLFFVASMPVITTIFVSPEDATPTYVKALAIIGVLSFLGWMGLARLIRAVTLSLREREFVEAAKVAGASPWRIIRKELLPNLVTPILVQATYLLPSTILSVAFLSFVGVGYDATTPDWGRMFATGAEIYELDPTYMLFPGVAMVVFVVAFNLLGDSVRDAFDPKTGR, encoded by the coding sequence ATGACGAGTCCAATCGAGATCAAGGGCACCGACGCCCCCGTCTTGGACAAGGACCCCGATCCGAAGGCCGCCCCCGAGGAGAAGAAGCTGGCGGGGCGCTCGCCAGGCCAGCTCATGTGGAGCCGGTTCAAGCGGGACAAGGCCGGCGTCATATCGGCGTGCATAGTCATCTTCTTCTTCGCGGTCGCGGCTCTCGCGCCGGTGATCTCGAAGCTGTACGGCAAGGACCCGTACACCCTGTACGCGCAGGAAGACCCGTTGCTCTTCGACGAGTTCAACTACCCGGCGGGCGCCAACGGCGGTATCTCCTCCGAGTACTGGTTCGGCATCGAGCCGAAGCTCGGACGCGACGTCTTCATGCAGCTCGTCTACGGCATGCGGACCTCGCTCTACACGGCCCTCGCCGCGACCCTGCTGATGGTTCTCGTCGGTGTCCTCATCGGCATCGTCGGCGGCTACATGGGCGGCAAGGTCGACTACTGGCTCGGCCGGGTCACCGACTTCCTGCTCGCCTTCCCGAGCCAGCTCTTCTTCGTGGCCTCGATGCCGGTCATCACCACCATCTTCGTCAGCCCCGAGGACGCGACGCCCACGTATGTGAAGGCCCTCGCCATCATCGGTGTGCTGTCGTTCCTGGGCTGGATGGGCCTGGCCCGTCTGATCCGCGCCGTCACCCTCTCCCTGCGCGAGCGGGAGTTCGTTGAGGCGGCGAAGGTCGCGGGTGCCTCGCCCTGGCGCATCATCCGTAAGGAACTGCTGCCCAACCTCGTCACCCCGATCCTCGTGCAGGCCACTTACCTCCTGCCCAGCACGATTCTCTCGGTCGCCTTCCTCTCGTTCGTCGGTGTCGGTTACGACGCCACGACCCCTGACTGGGGGCGCATGTTCGCCACCGGTGCGGAGATCTACGAGCTGGACCCGACCTACATGCTCTTCCCGGGTGTCGCCATGGTCGTCTTCGTCGTGGCGTTCAACCTCCTCGGTGACTCCGTCCGGGACGCGTTCGATCCCAAGACGGGCCGCTGA
- the typA gene encoding translational GTPase TypA: MAATVQRHDIRNVAIVAHVDHGKTTLVDAMLKQAGAFAAHQLEQVDDRVMDSNDLEREKGITILAKNTAVKYHPKDGAGPITINIIDTPGHADFGGEVERGLSMVDAVVLLVDASEGPLPQTRFVLRKALQARLPVILCINKTDRPDSRIDEVVNEAYDLFLDLDADEDQIEFPIVYACARDGVASLTKPENGTVPADSTSLEPFFSTLLEHVPAPSYEEDAPLQAHVTNLDADNFLGRIALLRVEQGELKKGQSVAWIKRDGTVANVRISELMMTEALTRKPAEKAGPGDICAVAGIPDIMIGETLADPENPVALPLITVDEPAISMVIGTNTSPLVGRGGTGKGADNKAAVKDRKVTARQVKDRLDRELVGNVSLRVLDTERPDAWEVQGRGELALAILVETMRREGFELTIGKPQVVTKEVDGKVHEPVERITIDVPEEHMGAVTQLMGTRKGRMDNMSNHGSGWVRMEFVVPSRGLIGFRTEFLTNTRGTGIAHSIHEGHEPWFGALQTRNNGSLVADRSGSVTAFAMTNLQERGVLFTEPGTEVYEGMIVGENSRSDDMDVNITKEKKLTNMRSSSADSFEAIVPPRKLSLEQSLEFCRDDECVEVTPEAVRIRKVNLDGRERARAASRAKHG; the protein is encoded by the coding sequence ATGGCTGCAACTGTTCAGCGTCACGACATTCGCAACGTCGCCATCGTCGCCCACGTCGACCACGGCAAGACCACCCTCGTCGACGCCATGCTGAAGCAGGCCGGCGCCTTCGCCGCCCATCAGCTCGAGCAGGTCGACGACCGGGTCATGGACTCGAACGACCTGGAGCGTGAGAAGGGCATCACGATCCTCGCCAAGAACACGGCGGTGAAGTACCACCCGAAGGACGGCGCGGGGCCGATCACGATCAACATCATCGACACCCCCGGCCACGCCGACTTCGGTGGCGAGGTCGAGCGCGGTCTGTCGATGGTCGACGCGGTCGTGCTGCTCGTCGACGCCTCCGAGGGCCCGCTCCCGCAGACCCGCTTCGTGCTGCGCAAGGCGCTCCAGGCGCGGCTGCCCGTCATCCTGTGCATCAACAAGACGGACCGTCCCGACTCGCGTATCGACGAGGTCGTGAACGAGGCCTACGACCTGTTCCTCGACCTGGACGCCGACGAGGACCAGATCGAGTTCCCGATCGTCTACGCGTGTGCGCGTGACGGCGTGGCCTCCCTGACCAAGCCGGAGAACGGCACCGTCCCGGCCGACTCCACCAGCCTGGAGCCGTTCTTCTCCACCCTCCTCGAGCACGTCCCGGCCCCCTCCTACGAGGAGGACGCCCCGCTCCAGGCGCACGTCACCAACCTCGACGCGGACAACTTCCTCGGCCGTATCGCGCTGCTGCGCGTCGAGCAGGGCGAGCTGAAGAAGGGCCAGTCCGTCGCGTGGATCAAGCGCGACGGCACCGTGGCCAACGTCCGCATCAGCGAGCTGATGATGACCGAGGCGCTCACCCGCAAGCCCGCCGAGAAGGCCGGTCCGGGTGACATCTGTGCGGTCGCCGGTATCCCCGACATCATGATCGGCGAGACCCTGGCCGACCCGGAGAACCCGGTCGCGCTGCCGCTGATCACGGTGGACGAGCCCGCGATCTCCATGGTCATCGGTACGAACACCTCGCCGCTGGTCGGCCGCGGCGGCACCGGCAAGGGCGCGGACAACAAGGCCGCGGTCAAGGACCGCAAGGTCACCGCCCGCCAGGTCAAGGACCGCCTCGACCGCGAGCTCGTCGGCAACGTCTCGCTGCGCGTGCTCGACACCGAGCGCCCGGACGCCTGGGAGGTGCAGGGCCGCGGTGAGCTGGCGCTGGCCATCCTGGTGGAGACCATGCGCCGGGAAGGCTTCGAGCTGACCATCGGCAAGCCGCAGGTGGTCACCAAGGAGGTCGACGGCAAGGTCCACGAGCCCGTCGAGCGCATCACCATCGACGTGCCCGAGGAGCACATGGGCGCGGTCACCCAGCTCATGGGCACCCGCAAGGGCCGGATGGACAACATGTCGAACCACGGCTCCGGCTGGGTGCGCATGGAGTTCGTGGTGCCCTCGCGCGGACTCATCGGTTTCCGCACCGAGTTCCTCACTAACACCCGTGGCACCGGCATCGCGCACTCCATCCACGAGGGCCACGAGCCGTGGTTCGGCGCCCTGCAGACCCGTAACAACGGCTCGCTGGTGGCGGACCGTTCCGGCTCCGTGACCGCCTTCGCGATGACCAACCTGCAGGAGCGCGGTGTGCTGTTCACCGAGCCCGGCACCGAGGTGTACGAGGGCATGATCGTCGGTGAGAACTCGCGCTCCGACGACATGGACGTGAACATCACCAAGGAGAAGAAGCTCACCAACATGCGGTCGTCCTCGGCCGACTCGTTCGAGGCGATCGTGCCGCCGCGCAAGCTCTCCCTGGAGCAGTCGCTGGAGTTCTGCCGCGACGACGAGTGCGTCGAGGTCACCCCGGAGGCCGTACGCATCCGCAAGGTGAACCTGGACGGCCGCGAGCGCGCCCGCGCGGCCTCGCGCGCCAAGCACGGCTGA
- a CDS encoding SpoIIE family protein phosphatase — MSETPARASVSEGHSGDEAMWHHTTSGSMYEYIQVASFAIGSDGLVEQWSSRAEELFGVPAADILGKDPVKEFVPEHLRTRGHRKMAEILDGREWTGLVPFETPGGRGRIGRDGIAEIYVMPTGTPQGEKAAICIVVDVRALRRIESDLAASQAIFGESPFGFLLFGTDLRVQRTNERLAAAFGGGLENHRGRTVHDYLPQNEADRVTAVVQRVLDTGESVTDMQIVGTAPGSQERRHWSVNLYRVHSPTGRPLGVAGLGIDVTRRHAAAREAAHARRNLALLNEAGARIGNSLDLETTARELLDVTVPGFCDVATVDLYQGLLLGDENPHGSSSRSRSSSYSAELRRVGFASAVADAPFTAGPAPISVGAVHCYALDSPYAEALRTARPKLLPGKSPGLVQSTLIVPMVAHDTVVGLAQFARTKGSEPFGERDRALAVELAARAAVCIDNARLYRREHERALILQRSLLPPGDPEAAGLDIACRYLPGNAANEVGGDWFDVIELPGHRTALVVGDVMGRGLRAAVAMGELRTAVRTLAQLDLEPSEVLAALDETARGLGTPVTPSASGKASRTVRRGARHQQDADHSEVYLATCVYAIYDSVTRRCTFANAGHLPPVLVAPGEPTTMIDVPPGMPLGVGGEPFEDIEIELPEGAVLALYTDGLVESREHHLDEGLDALVAALDRPEPHGTSPGAESGEQDVPAQLPYRQGALQRRAEQAEAAEPVTADGPEAPPRSLEDLCDHVLESLNTHHGEDDIALLMARVQGLPADAVGDWALPREPVSVGKAREFARAQLESWGLEPLVDTTELLVSELVTNALRYGEGEIRLRLLLERTLVCEVWDAGLVQPRRRRARDTDEGGRGLQLVGLLSAGWGSRRTHRGKTVWFELTLPKNGGGTADPTEALLSLF; from the coding sequence GTGAGCGAGACACCGGCGAGGGCCTCGGTCTCCGAGGGGCACTCGGGTGACGAGGCGATGTGGCACCACACCACGTCCGGCTCGATGTACGAGTACATCCAGGTCGCCTCGTTCGCCATCGGCTCGGACGGACTCGTCGAGCAGTGGAGCAGCCGTGCCGAGGAACTGTTCGGCGTCCCGGCCGCCGACATCCTGGGCAAGGATCCCGTCAAGGAGTTCGTCCCGGAACATCTGCGCACCCGTGGTCACCGCAAGATGGCGGAGATCCTCGACGGCCGTGAGTGGACCGGCCTGGTGCCCTTCGAGACCCCGGGCGGCCGGGGCCGGATCGGCCGGGACGGCATCGCCGAGATCTATGTGATGCCCACCGGCACCCCGCAGGGCGAGAAGGCCGCCATCTGCATCGTGGTCGACGTGCGCGCGCTGCGCCGTATCGAGAGCGACCTCGCCGCCTCGCAGGCGATCTTCGGTGAGTCCCCGTTCGGCTTTCTGCTCTTCGGTACGGATCTGCGGGTGCAGCGCACCAACGAGCGCCTGGCCGCCGCGTTCGGCGGCGGCCTGGAGAACCACCGCGGCCGTACCGTCCACGACTACCTCCCGCAGAACGAGGCGGACCGGGTCACGGCCGTGGTCCAACGGGTCCTGGACACCGGTGAGTCCGTCACCGACATGCAGATCGTCGGCACCGCGCCCGGCTCCCAGGAGCGCCGGCACTGGTCGGTCAACCTGTACCGGGTGCACAGCCCCACCGGGCGGCCGCTCGGGGTCGCCGGGCTCGGTATCGACGTCACCCGCCGGCACGCGGCCGCGCGCGAGGCCGCGCACGCCCGGCGCAATCTCGCGCTGCTCAACGAGGCGGGCGCGCGGATCGGAAACTCGCTCGACCTGGAGACCACCGCCCGCGAACTGCTCGATGTGACGGTTCCCGGCTTCTGCGACGTCGCCACCGTCGACCTGTACCAGGGGCTGCTGCTCGGCGACGAGAACCCGCACGGGAGCAGTTCGCGCAGCAGGTCCAGCAGCTACAGCGCCGAGCTGCGCCGGGTCGGCTTCGCCAGCGCGGTGGCCGACGCCCCGTTCACCGCCGGGCCCGCGCCGATCTCGGTGGGCGCCGTGCACTGTTACGCACTCGACTCGCCGTACGCCGAGGCGCTGCGCACCGCACGGCCCAAGCTGCTGCCGGGCAAGAGCCCGGGGCTCGTGCAGTCGACGCTGATCGTGCCGATGGTCGCGCACGACACGGTGGTCGGGCTCGCGCAGTTCGCCCGTACCAAGGGCAGCGAGCCGTTCGGCGAACGCGACCGGGCCCTCGCGGTCGAACTCGCCGCGCGCGCCGCGGTCTGTATCGACAACGCCCGGCTCTACCGCCGCGAGCACGAGCGCGCGCTGATCCTCCAGCGCTCCCTGCTGCCGCCGGGCGACCCCGAGGCCGCGGGCCTGGACATCGCCTGCCGCTATCTGCCCGGCAACGCCGCGAACGAGGTGGGCGGCGACTGGTTCGACGTCATAGAACTCCCCGGCCACCGCACCGCGCTGGTAGTGGGCGATGTGATGGGCCGCGGTCTGCGGGCCGCCGTCGCCATGGGTGAACTGCGCACCGCGGTACGGACGTTGGCCCAGCTCGACCTCGAACCCTCCGAGGTGCTCGCGGCCCTGGACGAGACCGCGCGGGGTCTGGGCACCCCGGTCACGCCCTCCGCCTCCGGCAAGGCCAGCCGCACCGTGCGCCGCGGCGCACGGCACCAGCAGGACGCCGACCACTCCGAGGTGTACCTGGCCACCTGCGTCTACGCGATCTACGACTCGGTGACCCGCCGCTGCACCTTCGCCAACGCCGGTCATCTGCCGCCCGTTCTGGTCGCGCCGGGCGAGCCGACGACCATGATCGACGTACCGCCGGGCATGCCGCTCGGGGTCGGCGGCGAGCCCTTCGAGGACATCGAGATCGAACTGCCCGAGGGCGCCGTGCTCGCGCTCTACACCGACGGTCTCGTGGAGTCCCGCGAGCACCACCTCGACGAGGGCCTGGACGCACTCGTGGCCGCTCTCGACCGGCCGGAGCCGCATGGCACGTCGCCCGGGGCGGAGTCCGGCGAGCAGGACGTGCCCGCCCAATTGCCGTACAGGCAAGGGGCGTTGCAGCGGCGCGCGGAGCAGGCCGAGGCCGCGGAGCCGGTCACCGCGGACGGGCCGGAGGCACCGCCGCGCTCCCTGGAGGACCTCTGCGACCACGTGCTGGAGAGCCTGAACACCCATCACGGCGAGGACGACATCGCCCTGCTGATGGCCAGGGTGCAGGGGCTGCCCGCCGACGCGGTCGGGGACTGGGCGCTGCCGCGCGAGCCGGTCAGTGTGGGCAAGGCGCGCGAGTTCGCCCGTGCCCAGTTGGAGTCCTGGGGTCTGGAACCCCTCGTGGACACAACGGAGTTGCTGGTCAGCGAGCTGGTCACGAACGCCCTGCGCTACGGCGAGGGCGAGATCCGGCTGCGGCTGCTCCTGGAGCGCACCCTGGTCTGCGAGGTCTGGGACGCGGGTCTCGTCCAGCCGCGCCGCCGCCGCGCCCGCGACACCGACGAGGGCGGCCGAGGCCTGCAGTTGGTCGGTCTGCTGAGCGCCGGGTGGGGCTCGCGCAGGACCCATCGCGGCAAGACGGTCTGGTTCGAACTCACCCTGCCGAAGAACGGCGGCGGCACTGCCGATCCGACGGAGGCACTGCTCAGTCTCTTCTGA
- a CDS encoding PLP-dependent aminotransferase family protein, which produces MSERAERAERKRPTGDGGPSASGSDFLQLNADRAPTGGKADWLARQLRLAIADGRLRVNSRLPPTRVLAVELRVSRGVVIEAYRRLTEEGHVEGRRRGGTVVVAAPFGPTPPEGTRPHRAPPRPTDTADRSRPGTLFSGAPGADVFDALRAAPARVDFAPGRPDLAAFPRTAWLRAERAVLAGLSADDLGYGDPRGTPQLRHAVAGWLRHTRGLRVEPDEVMIVAGTAQALTLLHPALRADGIDGVAVEDPGSLGTRQHLSNGGLATPPVAVDDEGVRVDALRATAARAVLLTPAHQFPTGVVTSGERRRALLDWARDGGLILEDDYDAEHRYDRPPVPALRALLADHVCYLGSVSKLLAPALRIGWMVPPPRYREALTEAKRFTDLGNSVLPQLVLARLIETGELERHLRLLRGRHSRRRDAMIDALAEHLPGATVHGAAAGLHLTVTYAPDVPDTDLAAAALAHGVKCQPLSWHRQLPGPPGLVLGYAAAPPGVIADGVAALGAALRELS; this is translated from the coding sequence GTGAGCGAGAGGGCCGAGAGGGCCGAGAGGAAAAGGCCGACGGGCGACGGCGGGCCTTCGGCGTCCGGCTCGGACTTCCTGCAGCTGAATGCCGACCGCGCGCCGACGGGCGGCAAGGCGGACTGGCTCGCCCGGCAGTTGCGGCTGGCCATCGCCGACGGCCGACTGCGGGTGAACAGCAGACTTCCGCCCACCCGCGTACTCGCCGTCGAACTGCGGGTCTCGCGCGGTGTGGTCATCGAGGCCTACCGGCGGCTCACCGAAGAGGGGCACGTCGAGGGGCGCCGACGTGGCGGCACCGTGGTGGTCGCCGCACCCTTCGGGCCGACACCGCCCGAGGGCACCCGGCCCCACCGGGCACCGCCTCGGCCCACCGACACCGCGGACCGGTCCCGGCCGGGCACACTCTTCTCCGGGGCCCCGGGCGCCGACGTCTTCGACGCGCTGCGCGCCGCTCCTGCCCGCGTCGACTTCGCCCCCGGCCGACCCGACCTCGCCGCGTTTCCCCGTACGGCCTGGCTGCGGGCCGAACGGGCCGTACTGGCCGGTCTTTCGGCCGACGACCTCGGCTACGGAGACCCCCGCGGCACCCCACAGCTGCGCCACGCCGTCGCGGGCTGGTTGCGGCACACGCGCGGGCTGCGGGTCGAGCCGGACGAGGTGATGATCGTCGCCGGTACCGCGCAGGCGCTCACGCTGCTGCACCCGGCACTGCGCGCCGATGGCATCGACGGCGTCGCCGTGGAGGACCCCGGCTCGCTCGGCACCCGCCAGCACCTGAGCAACGGAGGCCTCGCCACCCCGCCGGTCGCGGTCGACGACGAAGGAGTACGGGTGGACGCCCTACGGGCCACCGCCGCCCGCGCCGTCCTGCTCACCCCGGCACATCAGTTCCCCACCGGTGTGGTGACCAGCGGCGAGCGCCGACGCGCGTTGCTGGACTGGGCTCGGGACGGCGGACTGATCCTGGAGGACGACTACGACGCCGAACACCGCTACGACCGGCCGCCGGTGCCCGCGCTGCGCGCCTTGCTCGCCGATCACGTCTGCTACCTGGGCAGCGTGTCCAAGCTGCTCGCACCGGCGCTGCGGATCGGCTGGATGGTTCCGCCGCCCCGCTACCGCGAGGCGCTGACCGAGGCCAAACGCTTCACGGACCTGGGCAATTCGGTGCTGCCGCAGCTGGTGCTCGCGCGACTGATCGAGACCGGTGAGCTGGAGCGGCATCTGAGGCTGCTGCGCGGACGCCACTCACGCCGACGGGACGCGATGATCGACGCCCTCGCCGAACACCTGCCGGGCGCGACCGTGCACGGTGCGGCCGCGGGGCTGCATCTCACCGTCACCTACGCCCCGGACGTTCCCGACACAGACCTCGCCGCCGCCGCGCTCGCGCACGGGGTGAAGTGCCAACCCCTGTCCTGGCACCGGCAGTTGCCCGGCCCGCCCGGCCTCGTCCTCGGCTACGCGGCCGCCCCGCCCGGTGTGATCGCCGACGGAGTGGCCGCGCTCGGCGCGGCGCTGCGCGAACTGTCCTGA